ACCTGAGTATTTAGCCTTTGCCGAAGTAGGCAGCAGATCTGTTCAATCATTTGAGGACCCCCTTGAATCTAAGGTCTAGTTTTAAGGGGCAGGGGACCTACCCTGCCAAAAGCCAGGACCTTGTCCGGGAAAACTAGAGCCTACCGATTTTACGAACTCTTAGTCTCCCATGCCTGGGGACATTCCTATATGCCTTGGAAATCTATGTATCGGTACTTGTTAAAGCATATCACTACATGCACGAAAAGAGTAGCTGCGTGACCATTAGGACTTGCTAAGAAATCAACGTCCAAGGCAAAGGAGATGGTTCGAAAGGAGGGCACAATCAAGTAACATCGAGCCAAACTGTCAACGGACATTAGAAAGTAAGACAGTCCAAGAAATCGTCCGCACCCCCTTCTGCACATTTTAACATGTCCAGTAACACCAAACTCAGCAATCAATTGAGTTACTAAAAATCTCTGGGTTGTGTGCCTAGGATTTAGTAATAAAATTGTGTAGTCGGAAGGACTAGAGCTATACGTGGCGAATAAAGAAATTAGTCACCACTATAGAACAGTGTTCTCTATAGATGGACGCACCTGCTGAACCGACAAATGGGCAGAAGCTAGAAAATTAAGTTGGCACTTTGGGCGAAGGAAACGGTTCGAAACAAGTAAGGGGGAATTATGAATAGTCGGGTCTGTAAGTCAATGATTAGTACTTGCTTCTCTATAATAATAGTAATGGCGGTGTTTCCGGTGGATAATCTCATTTTGGGCAAAAGTCCCGGGTTGGCTAGATTACTTTTAACGGAAGACTACGTTATTATGCATAGATCACCGAATCCGAGTAACGTGTATCTTTACTCGCCGGGTATTGCTAGATTGGATTCGGGAAGGCTTGTGGCCGTATGTAGACAAGGTGGTGAAGGTTTAGTTGGTGATCCTGGGATGATCTTCACATCCGATGATGGAGGAGAAACCTGGGTGCAGCGGGGTACTTTTCCCTTTATTCAAGCGAGACCTTTCGTTGCAGGAGGTACCCTGTATATCATAGGTCAGGGAAACCATTTAGGGCAGTCGGGAGATATTAGGATTATTTGCTCCCTAGATGAGGGTGATACATGGAGCAAAGTCTCTACTCTGACATCTGGACAACAGTGGCATGCTTCTCCCTGCAACGTTATTTATGCAAATGGACGGGTATACCTTGTAATAGAGCGAATCGTGGATGAGGGCTTTCGAGGCTGGCCTGTTTCTGTTCTGGCTCCCGTTGTGTTAGCTGCTTCAGTTGATGATGATCTTATGGAACGTTTGTCATGGACCTTTTCAAATGAGATCACGTTTCGGGATGAGGTACGCGAAGAGTCCATCCACGGAATCGGTGTTCCCTTTTGGCCCTATGAAGGGATGCCGCCTGAACGATATATGGCTGAGGTAGGGTGGCTTGAGAGCAATATTGTACAGTTTTACGATCCGAAGCACGTTTGGTATGATCCCGATGGAAAGACTTTCTACCTGTGGATGCGGGCCCATACAGGTGCGACCAACTACGCTGCCATCGCCAAAGTAGTAGAGTCGGAAGAAGGAGAGCTTACCGTTAGTCTTGCTAGTGCGCCTTCGGGAAAGCCGATTGTATATGTACCATGTCCTGGTGGTCAAATGAGGTTTCACATTACTTATGATGATGTATCGAAGACCTATTGGTTATTATCTAGTCAGGCTACGGACTCCATGACCCGTCCGGAGCTACTTCCCGATGATCGGTATAACCTACCCGATAATGAGCGCCATCGATTAGCTTTACATTTTTCTACTAACTGCATCGATTGGTGTTTTGTTGGGTTAGTGGCGGTGGGAGATACGCCAAAGCAAGCGCGTCATTACGCAAGCATGGCCATTGACGATGGGGACCTTGTGATCTTAAGCCGCTCCGGCGATAAGGATGCTAAGACAGCCCACGATGGCAACATGATCACTTTCCACCGGGTAAAGGACTTTAGAAACCTAATGTACTAAAAGTTAAAGGGGTAGAAGGGACCCTTTGTGTAGGCACAGGGCAGCAGACCAATCGAAGTTGTTGTACTAGAATATAATATGTGGTTCAGCGTCTTAAAAATGGGAGGATTATCAATGAATAATGAACTGCCTAAGGGAGTCTGGCCAACAATGGTTACTCCCTTTTCCCCAGATAATGAAGTGGATTACCGTGCCCTTGAGCAGATGGTAGAGTGGTATATTGACAACGGGGTAGCGGGCCTTTT
The genomic region above belongs to Limnochordia bacterium and contains:
- a CDS encoding glycoside hydrolase, with the protein product MNSRVCKSMISTCFSIIIVMAVFPVDNLILGKSPGLARLLLTEDYVIMHRSPNPSNVYLYSPGIARLDSGRLVAVCRQGGEGLVGDPGMIFTSDDGGETWVQRGTFPFIQARPFVAGGTLYIIGQGNHLGQSGDIRIICSLDEGDTWSKVSTLTSGQQWHASPCNVIYANGRVYLVIERIVDEGFRGWPVSVLAPVVLAASVDDDLMERLSWTFSNEITFRDEVREESIHGIGVPFWPYEGMPPERYMAEVGWLESNIVQFYDPKHVWYDPDGKTFYLWMRAHTGATNYAAIAKVVESEEGELTVSLASAPSGKPIVYVPCPGGQMRFHITYDDVSKTYWLLSSQATDSMTRPELLPDDRYNLPDNERHRLALHFSTNCIDWCFVGLVAVGDTPKQARHYASMAIDDGDLVILSRSGDKDAKTAHDGNMITFHRVKDFRNLMY